The Candidatus Eisenbacteria bacterium DNA window TCCCTGTCGGTGATATTAAACCGCGAAGCAAGGTAGGGCGAGATCTCCCAGACATGAATGCCTATCCAAACCGGTCTCACCTTCCCGAATTTGATGAACTCATCCAAGACTCTCTTGGCGACGTTTATGGGTATCGCAAAACCTATCCCAACCGACCCTCCGCTTCCGGAGAATATGAATGTGTTCACTCCAATCACTTCTCCATCGCCGTTGGCAAGCGGCCCGCCGCTATTCCCGGGATTTATGTCAGCATTTGTCTGTATCATGTCTTTGTATATCCCGGCGGCGCCGCCAGGCTTTATGCTCCTGTGCACTGCGCTCACTATACCTGCTGTCACTGTGGGCTGGCTGTCGTTCAGGAGATAGCCAAAAGGATTTCCAATTGCTATTGCCCATTCCCCAACTACTATGCCGTCAGAATCTCCTATTGGCGCCGCAGGAAGGTTCTTGCCATTTATTTTGAGAAGAGCAAGGTCATAGTTGGAATCGGAGGCGACGACATTTGCGTCGAATTGCCTTCCATCGGTGAGGGTCACATTCACCTTCTGCGCGTTCGCGACTACGTGTTCATTGGTCAGGATGTATCCGTCTTCGTGGATGATGAACCCGGAGCCCATGTTCGAAATCTCCCTCTTGAACTCCCACGGGGCATAGAAGTCTCTGAAAAACTGATCGAAGAAGTCGTCCCCGAAGCGGGTCTGGAAAGGAGAAGTTGAGACCAGCTGGGTAACACTTATGGTCACGACGGATGGTCCGACTTTCCTGGCCGCTTCTGTCGCAGGGCTCTTTCGAAGCGGGCTCAGCTCCTGGCCGGCGGACGACGCGCCAAGGAAAGCCACTTGCGTCTCACCACCGGATAGAGAAGCTCGCGGGAATTCCTTTGCCGTCGTGAGTGTTCCGGCGATGCCGATCAGTATCCCAAGGAATAGCGGAAACAGGAATCGCAAGAATCTCACAAGAGCTCACCTCCAAGCTTCTTGACTTTTTCCCAGTCTTCGAGGAAACGCTTCACCCCGGCATCGGTGAGCGGGTGCTTAATTATTTGCTCAATCACCGGAAAAGGTATCGTGGCTATATGAGCGCCGGCAATAGCAGCTTCAATGACATGAAGCGGGTTTCTTACGCTGGCTACGATTATTTCGGTTTCGAAGGAGTAGTTCCGGAAAATCAATGTCATTTCTCTGACGACATCCATCCCAACGTGACTCGAATCATCCAGCCTTCCGATAAAAGGACTCACGTAGGTGGCACCAGCTTTCGCAGCAAGAATGGCCTGGTTCGATGAAAAGACAAGCGTGGCATTCGTCTTAACGCCCTTCGACGATAGTTCCTTGATCGCCTTTATGCCCTCCCGGATAAGAGGCACTTTCACCACAACGTTCTTGTGGAGCTTTGACAATTCCAGTGCCTGTGTCACCATGCCTGCGCTGTCCAGTGCCACCACCTCAACGCTCACAGGACCATCGACCGCCTGGCAGATCTCAAGAATGACGTCCTTGAACGGCCTCTTCTCTTTGGCAACGAGAGTGGGATTCGTGGTCACCCCATCCAGGACACCCAGAGCTTTCGCGTCACGAATCTCCTTGATGTTCGCCGTATCGATGAAAAACTTCATGGCTCCTCCCTTCCTCAGTACAGGACCTCCAGCAGGTACAGCCCGTGCGTCGGGGCCTTCGGACCCCCCAGCTCTCTTTTCTTCGCATCAAGAATCAATCGCATTCTCTCTCTTCCCAGCTTCCCGCGTCCTATTTGCATACACGTTCCTACTATGTTGCATACCATCCCTCTCAGAAAACTCCTTGCCTCAATCCTGAAAATAGCTCCACTCTTCCACTTCCTCCATTTCGTCGAGAACACCTGCGTGACATGGCTTCTCGGTGATGATCCGGAAGAGACAAAGGAGCTGAAGTCGAGTGTGCCCTCAAGAGTTTTTGAGGCGAGATCCATCTCTGTCACGTCGAACTCATACGGAACGCACCAGGCATTTCTTCTCCAAAGCGCGGAGGAACCTCTGACGATGATGTACTCATACACTCTTCTCTTCGCACTTCTCCTGGCGTCGAAATCCAGTCCGACTTCTTCAGCACGCTTTATTCTAACATCTTTTTCGAGAAGATCATTCAATGCCCTCATTATCCTGTCGGGCGGAAGGGCGCTCTGCGTATGGAAATTAGCGACCTGACCGACTGCATGACATCCGGCATCTGTCCGCCCTGCTCCTCTGACCTTCAACTCTTCCCCGAACAGATGTCTGAGTTTCGCTTCAATCTCGCCCTGAACCGTCCTCAAGTCCCTCTGGGCCTGCCAGCCTGAGAAAGCCGTTCCATCATATTCGACCGTGAGCTTTATGTTCCTCATATTCCCTGTGTCCGTCAAACCTCATAGCCTCTTAGCCTGAGCGCACGCGCAAGAAGCTCGCTTTTCCTCAGCACCGCCGAAATGAGCGGAATTGTGATTCTGGAAATATCAACAACATTCCAGGGGAAAGAACTCTTCTTGAACCCGCACCTTGCTCTCTGTGCAATGAAGATTCTCCTGGCCTCCTCGATGAGTACGGGGACAAAAGTGAGCGAGAGCATAAGCACGAAACCGGCGGTTTTCATCCTCCGCCTTATTCTCCTACCCGGCACTGACTCAAAAGCAGTCAGAATCTGGGCCGGCGATGTCGACCACAGGAGAAGAGACACGAGTGCAAGAAGGAGCAGGGCTCTGAATGAGAAGACGACCCCTGCATAGACGCCTTCGACCGTGATACTCACAGGAAGGAATCTTATCACGATAATTGGATGGCCGGGTGTTAGAAATGCAGAGAGGAGAAAAGTCAGAAGGGAGACTACCAGACATTTCTTGAGAAAACTGAGGAACACTGGACCCGGTATCCTGGCCAGAAAGAAGCATGTCCCGCACAGGATGGCCAGGGCTGAGAAAAGGAAAATGCTCTTCAGGAATGAAATTGCAACAGCCAGACCAAAAAGCGCGAGTATCTTTATCCCGGCATTGAGTCTGTGGAAGGGAGAATGAATGGGAAGGTACTGACCAAAAGCAAAATCTGAATTCACTGAAAATCTCTTTGCTTGCCTTCTTGATTCATGAACTGTTTATTATCCCCCGACCAGAGTTCTGCGACTCTTCAGGCGCACACTAGTGCTTTGAGGCTGCAGTTGAGAACAGAAGCTCCGCTATCTGAACAGCGTTGAGCGCGGCTCCTTTTCTAAGATTATCCGAGACGATCCACAGGTCAATTCCGCAGGGTATTGAACTATCCTCCCTTATCCGGCCGACAAAGACATCGTCTTTTCCTTCGGCCAACTCGGGTGTCGGATAGATGCCTGCTTCCGGCTTGTCAAGAACCGTGACCGAAGGAGCGCTCCCGAGGATTCTGCGGACTTCATCTGCAAGAAGTTTCTTCTTGGTCTCAATGTTCACAGCCTCACTGTGACACCTTTTTACGGGAACCCTCACGGCAGTTGCGGTTATTGAGAAACTTTCATCTTCAAGGATTTTCTTCGTCTCAAGGCAGACCTTCTTCTCTTCAACAGTGTACCCGCTTGAGTCGAAAGCTTCCACGAATGGAAAGACATTGAAGGCTATCCGGTGGGGATACACTCTTGGAACAGGTTTTCTCCCGGAGAGCATTTCTTCCGTGCCAAGCTCAAGTTCCTCTATTGCCTCGATTCCTGTGCCCGAAACCGATTGATAGGTGGCAACCACAACCCGTCTTAATCCCGCTGCGTCCATGATGGGTTTGAGAACAACAACAAGCTGGATTGTCGAGCAGTTTGGATTCGAAATTATGCCATGATGTTCTCTAGCTCTCCCGCCGTTTACTTCAGGCACGACGAGCGGTACGCCAGGATCCATCCGGAACGCAGAGCTATTGTCTATGACAATGGTCCTCTTCTTGATGAGCGGCGCGAATTCCCGGCTTACGGATCCGCCCGCCGAGAAAAAAGCAAGCTCGGCTTCCTGGAGCGGAACGGCCGATAGCTCTTCAACGCGCAGCTTTTCTCCGCGGAAAGTAACGGTCTTCTCGGCAGAGCTCTTTGTCGCAAACACCCTGAGTTCGCCGACGGGGAATTGCCTTTCTTCGAGCACACGCAGGAACTCAAGACCCACCGCACCGGTTCCGCCTACGATGGCGACCTTCATCTACAAACCTCCGCGTGTAAATCGTGTCACTGGCAGGATTTTCAATTCACTGCGAAATATACCACCACAGCCAGGTCGTGTCAAAAAACCGCAGGCACCCATCCCGAGGATCTGCAATGGCGAATGAGCCCCCTCACTAACCTCTCCCCCTTGGGGAGAGGATCAAGGTGAGGCTATGATGGAACGCATACCTTGTTCTTCCTCTCCCCCCTGGGGAGAGGACTGAGGTGAGGGTGCCTCTTCCTGAGGATCAGGCATGCGAGGATTCCGGCAAGGAGAACTCCCAGGCAGGCCTTTCCGAAATACTCTCCGTGCTCCCGGTAAAACGACTTGCCCGGGCCGAGCGGCACTTCGGCCAAGACGGAGCTGGTCTCGAAGATCCCGGTCTTCACAAGGACCCTGCCGTATGGATCAACCGCCATGGATACGCCGGTGTTGGCACATCTGACCAGAGGGATTCTGTTCTCAACCGTTCTCAGAATCGCCATGTACGCGTGCTGATAGGGAGCTGCGGTTCTTCCAAACCACTCATCATTCGTGATGTTGGCGAAAAACTCGGCACCGTTCACCGCCATCTGCCTTGCGAGCGGAGCAAAGATTGACTCAAAGCAAATCAGTGTGCCGAATCTCGATCCTCCGAGAGAGAAAACCGTATAGTCTTTTCCTTCAGAGAAATCGGCCTCGCCGAGGTCAACCTTCTTCAGGAAGGTGAGAACAGTCTGAAACGGAATTCTTTCCCCAAACGGGACGAGATGAATCTTCCTGTACTGCTCGACTAATCCCAGACCTGGCAGAAAAAGTCCGGCGGCGTTGTATGTATGTCTCTCACCGCCATCAAGCTCTGAATCGGGATATCCGGAGAGAAGAGGAATGCCAGTCTCTCTCAGCATGTCGGCAACGGCAATGTAGAAACTATATTCATATCTTACGTGGCTCGGGATCGCAGTTTCCGGCCAGATCACAAGGTCAATCTTCTTCCCATCTCTCCTCGCATCGCTAATTCCTTTTCTCGTGAGATCCAAGAACTTCTGAAAGTTCTTGTACCTGTATCTCTCATCCCACTTCACATCACTTCCTATGTTTCCCTGAATCAAAAGCACGCTGATGCTGCGTCCTGCTTCGGTTCTCCTGAGAACGTTCTTCCCATGTGCCAACGGCCCGAGAATCGAGATGAGCAGCGTGAGCAGGAAGACAAACTTTATTCCACGTCTTTCTTCGGCAAGAAAATGAAAGATCGACGTGTTTGAAAGGATGATGAGGAAACTCAACCCCGCGACACCCGTCAGCGACGCGATCTGCAGAAGAGAAGGAAAGGGACTTAGCGCATATCCGAAGCTTGCCCACGGGAACCCAATGACACCAAGTGACCTAAGGTATTCGGTCCCGCACCAGATGAAAGGTGCCGAGATTATGTATGGTATTCTAAATCTTCTTCTCAAGGCAGAGATCGAAAGACAGAAAATCGCGGGATAAAGAGAAAGATAGAGAGCCAGTGCCGCAAGCGCAGGAAACATTATTCCCGGAACGCGGACTTCCTTCTCCGGGAGGAAGACTATCCAATAGAAAATTACGAAAGAAGAAACAACCCCCTGGATGTAGCCGAGCCAGAATGCCTTCTTGAGGGATTCATTGTCTGTCAGGCTTAACGAGAATAGAAGCGGAACAAGTGAAAAGTAGGAGACGAGGCCAAGTTGGAGCGGCTGAAAGGGCAGACCTGCAAGAACACCTGAAAAGACAGACAAAGAGAAAGGTTTTGTTAGAAAATTCCTAACTAAGTTTCACCTCTTTCTTTGTTTCGGCGGATTTGTATATCGCGTCCACAACCCGCATGACTTCGAGCCCTTCTTTTGCTGATGAGACAGGAGTCTCTCCCTTCCTCACGCAGTCAACGAAGTGCTCGATTTCAGCTTCATATGATTGCTTGTGGATATTTCTTGTCGGCTCTACTGAAGGAGTGACATTGGCGAGAGTGCCGTGCATCTCCTTGTGTATCCTCAGCGGGTTGAGAAGAGCTACTCCGGACCTTCCGTAGAGATTCAGATAGCCGAAATTGGATTCGAGAAGGAGAGTCCAGCTGACCTCCAGAGTGACTGTTGCCCCACCTTCAAGTCTCAGGAAGCACGTAGCAGAGTCTTCGACGTCCCGTTTGCCTGCCTTGGAATACGTGGATGCAGTTACTGAAACGACTCCCGGATTTCCCATGAGCCAAAGGCATAGATCCAGCATGTGGACACCAAGGTCCATGAGCACGCCGCCGCCCGAAACTTTCTTATCTCCATGCCAGGCGCTGTCCCTCCACTCTGTCGGTCTTCTCAGCCATCCGGTTTTGGCGTAGAGGATTTGACCCAGCTCTCCCTTCTCCACGAATTTCTTCAGCAAGCGAGAATCCGCCCTGAACCGGTTGTTGACCGCAGGCATGAGAATCTTCTTTGCCTTCTCGGCCGCCTTCACCATTTCCTCGGCTTCCAAGGCGTTTCTTGCAAGCGGCTTTTCGCAAAGCACGTTCTTTCCGTAGCTGAGGGCCGCCACTGTCATAGGTGCGTGAAGGAAGTTCGGAGTGCAAATGTGAACCCCATCGATGTCATCCATCCGAACAAGCTCTTCGTAGTCCTCAACCACCCTCTCAATCCCAAATTTCTGGGCAACCCTTTGAGCTCTTTCCTCATCGTGGTCGCAAATAGCCACAATCTCGACATCCTTGAGCTTCTTCAATGCCGGAATGTGCTCGACCTGAGCTATCGCACCAGCTCCAATGATTCCTATCCGAACCGTTTTTTTCGGCAAGTCTCCCTCCTTTTTCGAAACATAATAGGCAAAAACAGATGAACCGTCAAGAAGGATGTCGTAGCCCAGCCCCGTGTTCCGGTCTCCTCCAATGAAGTAAGACTATTTCTCAACATTCATACTTGACAGGATGGACATGCTCCGTCTATCATACTTGCAGAGGACGAGCTAATCGTTCAAGTCACGCTGCAAGGTCGAAGATGTGCCACAGACCGGACCTGGCCGAGATCAAAACCCTCTCGGAATGGGTGCTAGGCCGGCCACGGGAAAGGAGGGATTGAAGTGGTCAAGTTTCTCAGAACGATCACCACCATCTTAACAGTGTCAGTTGCAGTGAATGCCTTTGCCGGGTGCCCAAAAACAGAGAAGGATATTGCTTTGGAGGCACTCCTAGATAAGCTCTGGCGGGAAAAGAGGCTGACAGTTGAGGACATGGCTCAAGTATCTGACTGCATCGTGATTGGCAAGGTAAGAAAGCTCATGGTGAGGAAAGACGAGAGTTTCGTTTATCGGGACAGAGAGTGTAGGATTCCGGTGCCGATGCCTGAGATAAGGACATATGTAACTCTTGTCCCTAAGAAGTTCCTTAGGAAACCTGAAGGGGTCGACCCTGGGAAAAAAATCACAATTCGCTACCCGGGCGGCGAGGTAATAGAAGGAGGGATCGGTCAGGTTAGTGAGCCTAACTTTGTAGGTGGATCACCCAAGTTTGATCCAGGGCAGGAAGTGTTAGTGTTTCTGGTAGCTGTCGAAGACGGGCTCTACTACAAGTTGGTTCTTGACGGCGAAGGTGAGTACACTGTTAAAGGAGGGAAAGTTTTCCCTCTGCACGGTGTCCACGCTCGGACAGATGGCACAGGTTTATCGGTCGAAGAGGTTAGAAAAAGGATCGAAAAGGCTCTGATCAAGGGAAAAAAATGAGAAGAAGAAAAGCAGTAATCTTCTTTGTGTTTAGTTTCTGTGTGTCTATTCCCTTGGTTTTTTCATACAACTACACAGGGTATAAGTGGAACTCAAATCCATCCTATTACATTAACCAGGACCTGGACACCGATGTGTGTCCGGGTGCCGAGAGTGCTGTCATTCGAGCTGCGGCAACCTGGAGTAATGTTTCTAACCAGAGTTTTCGTTTGTCGTGGGCTGCAAGCACAGACCTCAATTATAATCCATCGGGGCATGACGGTTTCAGTGTGGTTGGTTATTGGATTTTTCCCGACAACCGGGTTGGAGATACGAAAGCGTGGTATGTTGGCTCAGGGCAGATTATCGAATGTGATACAGCCTTTAACACATATTATCTTTGGTCGGCATCGCTTTCCGACTTATGCCCATGGGATAGGATGGATGTCCAGAATGTGGCTACGCACGAATTTGGGCACTGGCTGAGGCTTGGTAACGTGGGAGACTATAACGCCACAATGTGCGAGTTCACCGAAAAAGGCGAGACGAAAAAAAGATCTTTGGAGAGCGATGATATGGCTGGTATCCGACATATATATGGATCTGGTGGTGGCGAAAAGCGTGGCAGCGGTTGCGGTTTGAACCCTGCAGTGCCACCAGAAGACGATGAAATCCCTGAGAAGAAACCATGAAACGAAACCAGATGATCAGAAAGCACTTCTGGTCTTGCGTTGCCGTCACCATCCTTTTGCAGACTGATGACTGGTTTCCCAACAAAACTCTGCGTCTGGGCGGGAAGACACGATGTGGCGTTTCACCTACTGGAATAGTGGGAGGAGTCCGAAGCCTTTGAGCTTTTTGTGAGGCTCTATCTGGTGAGACCAGGTTCCCTTCCGGCCTGAGATTTGCCTCTTCTGCGGCTTGTGTTTGTGACGAAACAGCCAGAAAGCAGATAATACTGCCCCCTGGCACAAGAAGAAACTCCAATGAAAATAAAGCAGTCATGAGCACCTGCAAAAAGGGCTTGACAGAAGTAGGCGTCGGATTTATCTGATAATGTAGGAAGTTTCAAACAAAAGGTAAGTCGTGGGACTAAATTGAGCTGTGGAATCTAGAATAACTGTCGATTAGTCTGTCATGAGAGCAAAAGAAGAGAATATGAAGTCATCACAGACATTCGGAACGATGCATGGGTCAGCAACAAGCGCGGTGATGCTGGGAGAGTTGAAGGGGTAAGTCCAAAGGAAGGTGAAGTGACGAATGTTCGTGTTACATTCTCGAGCTGCCGGCTGCCCGGGTCGCGTTGTCTGTGCGTGGGTTGAATCGGTTACTGAGTGAAGGGCGGTGATCGTGTGTTCTTAAGGGGCTGGTGGAGTGTGCTGCTGGCTGTTGGGATCATATACAGGACCCCTGCAGGGGTTAATGTTTGGATGTATAAGTATCAGCGTTTGGACGAGGCGCTCAAGGTAGCTGCGATTGGGAGGCACATGGAACTACCGCCGCTAGCGAAGCTAGTTGAGCAGGAGACGAAGGAGGATGGGGATTACTGGAGCTTCGCTGTGAAGGACAGTGGGCTTGTAGTGTATTGGGGGAGTGATACGAGGATTGTGATTGAGCGGAAGGATGGGAAGGTCTTTGAGAGTGAGGCTTGTTTCTTTGTGCGTGATGTGCCTGGTGGTGATGTGATGGACTGCAGGAAGAGGGGGGTTCTTCTTGATAGTAGTCTCCTGCGTACTCCCAAGAAGGAGTCTGCTCTGATGC harbors:
- a CDS encoding trypsin-like peptidase domain-containing protein, producing MRFLRFLFPLFLGILIGIAGTLTTAKEFPRASLSGGETQVAFLGASSAGQELSPLRKSPATEAARKVGPSVVTISVTQLVSTSPFQTRFGDDFFDQFFRDFYAPWEFKREISNMGSGFIIHEDGYILTNEHVVANAQKVNVTLTDGRQFDANVVASDSNYDLALLKINGKNLPAAPIGDSDGIVVGEWAIAIGNPFGYLLNDSQPTVTAGIVSAVHRSIKPGGAAGIYKDMIQTNADINPGNSGGPLANGDGEVIGVNTFIFSGSGGSVGIGFAIPINVAKRVLDEFIKFGKVRPVWIGIHVWEISPYLASRFNITDREGLIVSSLERGSPADRAGLKIGDLIRKVDGEKTRTSEDAARSIFGKKIGDTLLFEIERDGKRKEIKLVLEEAPEQN
- the fsa gene encoding fructose-6-phosphate aldolase, which encodes MKFFIDTANIKEIRDAKALGVLDGVTTNPTLVAKEKRPFKDVILEICQAVDGPVSVEVVALDSAGMVTQALELSKLHKNVVVKVPLIREGIKAIKELSSKGVKTNATLVFSSNQAILAAKAGATYVSPFIGRLDDSSHVGMDVVREMTLIFRNYSFETEIIVASVRNPLHVIEAAIAGAHIATIPFPVIEQIIKHPLTDAGVKRFLEDWEKVKKLGGELL
- the truA gene encoding tRNA pseudouridine(38-40) synthase TruA; translation: MRNIKLTVEYDGTAFSGWQAQRDLRTVQGEIEAKLRHLFGEELKVRGAGRTDAGCHAVGQVANFHTQSALPPDRIMRALNDLLEKDVRIKRAEEVGLDFDARRSAKRRVYEYIIVRGSSALWRRNAWCVPYEFDVTEMDLASKTLEGTLDFSSFVSSGSSPRSHVTQVFSTKWRKWKSGAIFRIEARSFLRGMVCNIVGTCMQIGRGKLGRERMRLILDAKKRELGGPKAPTHGLYLLEVLY
- a CDS encoding energy-coupling factor transporter transmembrane component T, encoding MNSDFAFGQYLPIHSPFHRLNAGIKILALFGLAVAISFLKSIFLFSALAILCGTCFFLARIPGPVFLSFLKKCLVVSLLTFLLSAFLTPGHPIIVIRFLPVSITVEGVYAGVVFSFRALLLLALVSLLLWSTSPAQILTAFESVPGRRIRRRMKTAGFVLMLSLTFVPVLIEEARRIFIAQRARCGFKKSSFPWNVVDISRITIPLISAVLRKSELLARALRLRGYEV
- a CDS encoding aspartate-semialdehyde dehydrogenase; the protein is MKVAIVGGTGAVGLEFLRVLEERQFPVGELRVFATKSSAEKTVTFRGEKLRVEELSAVPLQEAELAFFSAGGSVSREFAPLIKKRTIVIDNSSAFRMDPGVPLVVPEVNGGRAREHHGIISNPNCSTIQLVVVLKPIMDAAGLRRVVVATYQSVSGTGIEAIEELELGTEEMLSGRKPVPRVYPHRIAFNVFPFVEAFDSSGYTVEEKKVCLETKKILEDESFSITATAVRVPVKRCHSEAVNIETKKKLLADEVRRILGSAPSVTVLDKPEAGIYPTPELAEGKDDVFVGRIREDSSIPCGIDLWIVSDNLRKGAALNAVQIAELLFSTAASKH
- the lnt gene encoding apolipoprotein N-acyltransferase, which codes for MSVFSGVLAGLPFQPLQLGLVSYFSLVPLLFSLSLTDNESLKKAFWLGYIQGVVSSFVIFYWIVFLPEKEVRVPGIMFPALAALALYLSLYPAIFCLSISALRRRFRIPYIISAPFIWCGTEYLRSLGVIGFPWASFGYALSPFPSLLQIASLTGVAGLSFLIILSNTSIFHFLAEERRGIKFVFLLTLLISILGPLAHGKNVLRRTEAGRSISVLLIQGNIGSDVKWDERYRYKNFQKFLDLTRKGISDARRDGKKIDLVIWPETAIPSHVRYEYSFYIAVADMLRETGIPLLSGYPDSELDGGERHTYNAAGLFLPGLGLVEQYRKIHLVPFGERIPFQTVLTFLKKVDLGEADFSEGKDYTVFSLGGSRFGTLICFESIFAPLARQMAVNGAEFFANITNDEWFGRTAAPYQHAYMAILRTVENRIPLVRCANTGVSMAVDPYGRVLVKTGIFETSSVLAEVPLGPGKSFYREHGEYFGKACLGVLLAGILACLILRKRHPHLSPLPRGERKNKVCVPS
- a CDS encoding Gfo/Idh/MocA family oxidoreductase; the encoded protein is MPKKTVRIGIIGAGAIAQVEHIPALKKLKDVEIVAICDHDEERAQRVAQKFGIERVVEDYEELVRMDDIDGVHICTPNFLHAPMTVAALSYGKNVLCEKPLARNALEAEEMVKAAEKAKKILMPAVNNRFRADSRLLKKFVEKGELGQILYAKTGWLRRPTEWRDSAWHGDKKVSGGGVLMDLGVHMLDLCLWLMGNPGVVSVTASTYSKAGKRDVEDSATCFLRLEGGATVTLEVSWTLLLESNFGYLNLYGRSGVALLNPLRIHKEMHGTLANVTPSVEPTRNIHKQSYEAEIEHFVDCVRKGETPVSSAKEGLEVMRVVDAIYKSAETKKEVKLS
- a CDS encoding matrixin family metalloprotease; the encoded protein is MRRRKAVIFFVFSFCVSIPLVFSYNYTGYKWNSNPSYYINQDLDTDVCPGAESAVIRAAATWSNVSNQSFRLSWAASTDLNYNPSGHDGFSVVGYWIFPDNRVGDTKAWYVGSGQIIECDTAFNTYYLWSASLSDLCPWDRMDVQNVATHEFGHWLRLGNVGDYNATMCEFTEKGETKKRSLESDDMAGIRHIYGSGGGEKRGSGCGLNPAVPPEDDEIPEKKP